The segment GGTGTTTATCGAACGCAAAATCCCTAATTTGCACTGTCTCCAATGACCATATCCCCTGCTTTAAAGCCTGCCCTGCTAATGAATAACCTAAAAAACCAGGAAACATTTCAGGATAAAGTGTTAAAATGCGCGCTTGAAACTTCATTTTCACTCTTTCATTTCACCTTCAACCCAATGAGTACTCAATCAGCACCAACCCGTGTATCGCCAACACTATGGTATTTATCCAAAACAAAATCCCTCATTTGCACTGTCTTGCCCTGTCTCCAACGACGATCCCCCCCATTTTAAAGTTTTTTTCCGTTAAAATACGCTAAAAATCCAAAAACATCTCAACAGAGAGCGCTAACATATATGTTTATCAGCTATTTTTGTGTTCTTTACTTTCCACTTTTGTTTTATTTCCTTCACTTTTCTTTTTACCTCACATCATCATTCTTTCTCAGAGCTTAAACCAGCGGCAACGGGATCAACAACAAGAAAACCAGAATCAATACAAATTTTTGGCACAGCTGCCTTGCTAAACGGAATAAGCACAGTTTTACGCGTATTCAATCGTATTTCAAGCAAATCACCAGCGCCAAAATTAAAAAAACCATGCACCTCACCCAACACTTGCCCAACACAATCTTGAACACAAAGTCCAATGAGATCAAACTGATAAAATTCATCCTCATCCAAATCATTGACCAATTGCTCTCGAGTAACATACAGGCGA is part of the Bartonella machadoae genome and harbors:
- the rimM gene encoding ribosome maturation factor RimM (Essential for efficient processing of 16S rRNA), which gives rise to MEHNKKKPKKKVYLAIIGLPHGIKGDILVKVLNGEPQSLKTYATLYDDMGRTYEIIRLRVQKKNAIVRFKGIEDRSAAENLKGIRLYVTREQLVNDLDEDEFYQFDLIGLCVQDCVGQVLGEVHGFFNFGAGDLLEIRLNTRKTVLIPFSKAAVPKICIDSGFLVVDPVAAGLSSEKE